TAAGCTGCATTCCTTCAGGGATAACAGGACTGTCCAGGAAAAGGTGGAACTGCTGTTACCAGCACTGTGTCTGGGTAAGGCAGAGATAGCAAAACAGTAGCTGAGCCCAAAAGAACGCTTTCCCTCTTACTTTATGCGGTCGAATGCCCTCTGGGTGTTCGACTGTCTTGTTTAAGGAGACAGCCTTATGCTTATCAAAAACCTTACTCTTACGCTCTATCTTTCAGACCTGGAAGCAGAATTTAACAGTGTACAGGAGACTATTGCTGACCTTTCCCTGATAAGTTTTGAGCTGGTAAAGGATTGTCACTGGGGGGATCTGGACATGACCCTGTACATCTATGGAGCCGGAGACCCTGAGACAGAATACCCGGTGTATGAAGCCAGAATAGATACGGAGTTTTTTCTGGCAGAAGGGAGCTTTGGCAGGGTTGTCAGCTGTAAGAAGCTGGTTGCTTTATTCTCCTGTAGTCTTGTCGAAGAGATTTGCAGACGCAATATCCCGGTAGTCTGCAACAGGGGAGACAGTACGGAGACTTATATTGATCTGGAAAACCCTGGAGAAGGGGTTCTGCTACCTATGCTCCGGTAAGAGACAGGATGGCAAAGACTTTTTCCTAAGCCTGTAGGCAAGACAGGTTTTTGTAAGAACAAAGCAATACCTGAAGACAGCCTCTTTTACAGGGGCTGTCTTCGTCTTTTTCAATCTCTGCTTCCTTCTTTTCTTTTTTGCAAGAGTCACACTCTCTCACACCGAAACCACAAAATAACCCACAAGGCATTAAACGGATGCAAGGCACACCCTGGGCTACCTATGGCTGAAGGTGGTTAGTGCCTGGTAGCATCATCTTCCATCAGCAGATCCAGACCCTTGTCACCTGCGGCAATAACAGCTCTTACCTTTTCAGGGGTCAGCCTTGTAATCCTGGCTATCTCTTCAGGCTTCATATTGAAATCCCGAAGCTCCATGATGGTCTGGAACTTCTCTTCATGCCGTCCCTCACTACGTCCCTCACTACGCCCCTCGTTTCTGGCAAAAAACAAAGCCGAATCATGATCCCGCTTCCATCTGATGTGGGAATTATAGGCTTCACGCATATGTTCATCCTGAGTAAAACTCATGTACTTTTCTCTGGCGTTGGCTATCTGAGGATTGTTCTTCAAGATGTTTTCCATAATACCATCCTCCTTGTTCAGGCCTTCATTTTTGAGATAATAAAGCCAGTTATCCAGACTCTTATCCAGATTATAAGCAGTAAGCTTGGGAAGTTCAAGGAAATGCAGGGAAAGGTGATCCGTCAGGAGCAGTTCCGGCGTATCCTTTTCCCGGAGCATGAAGCAGAGGTGGTATCGATCCACATTCTTAAACATCTTAAAGTCAAGGATATTGATACAGACCACAGGACGCAGGGTAGCATAATTATCCCCCGTAACCAGCTGATCTCCATAGAGGGCAGTCCAGTAATACAAAGCCCGCTCCCCGAAAAAGCCCTTATCCGAGTTCTGCATTTCTATATCAATCCACCTGCCATCAGAAGATTTTGCCTTGATATCCAGTATGGTTTCTTTGGCATTGAGGATGGTCTGGATGTTGAAAGGATTTTTAATCACAAGGTCTGTGATCAAAGGGAATCCAGAGTTTTTCATAACGGCATTGATGAAATCAATGAGAATGGGCTTATGCTCTTCCTTGCCGAAGAGATATTTTATGAAGATATCCGATGTGGGTTTTACATAAAAATCCGTGAGCATCTGGTTCAAGGGGGCCTCCCGCTGGTTGCTGATTCATATGGCGGGAAGAAGCATAGCCTGAAAAAGGGACAGTGGGAAGTGGGGAGTGAGAAGTGGGAAGCAAGACAGCTTTCTGATAATGCTTCCACCTTTTCTTTTTGTATGAGTCACACTCTCTCACACCGAAGCCACACGCATTAAAGGCGCAAGAGCTAATGACAAGCCTCCCCCCCACCACCCGATAAGGCGGTAAGGGGGTTCAAGGAGGGCTGAACCTTTTTTTCACACCTACTGTACCGTTACAGGACGGGCAGACTTAATGGCCTCTGCCAGGGCACGACCGTAGGATTCACGAGCTGTATGGGCTATGGCTTCCTGATCTTTGAGCCTTTTCAGCTCTGCATCGGCGGTGCGAAGGTTCAAAAGCTGCTGACGACCTTCTTCA
This DNA window, taken from Desulfobotulus mexicanus, encodes the following:
- a CDS encoding Rpn family recombination-promoting nuclease/putative transposase, which gives rise to MLTDFYVKPTSDIFIKYLFGKEEHKPILIDFINAVMKNSGFPLITDLVIKNPFNIQTILNAKETILDIKAKSSDGRWIDIEMQNSDKGFFGERALYYWTALYGDQLVTGDNYATLRPVVCINILDFKMFKNVDRYHLCFMLREKDTPELLLTDHLSLHFLELPKLTAYNLDKSLDNWLYYLKNEGLNKEDGIMENILKNNPQIANAREKYMSFTQDEHMREAYNSHIRWKRDHDSALFFARNEGRSEGRSEGRHEEKFQTIMELRDFNMKPEEIARITRLTPEKVRAVIAAGDKGLDLLMEDDATRH